A window from Streptomyces subrutilus encodes these proteins:
- the metK gene encoding methionine adenosyltransferase codes for MSRRLFTSESVTEGHPDKIADQISDTILDALLAEDPTSRVAVETLITTGLVHIAGEVTTKAYAPIAQLVRQKILDIGYDSSTKGFDGASCGVSVSIGAQSPDIAQGVDTAYESRVEGDEDELDKQGAGDQGLMFGYACDETPELMPLPIHLAHRLSRRLSEVRKDGTVPYLRPDGKTQVTIEYDGEQPVRLDTVVVSTQHAADIDLEALLTPDIREIVVEYVLRQLAEDGIKLQTEGYRLLVNPTGRFEIGGPMGDAGLTGRKIIIDTYGGMARHGGGAFSGKDPSKVDRSAAYAMRWVAKNVVAAGLASRCEVQVAYAIGKAEPVGLFVETFGTHTVPTDRIERAIGEVFDLRPAAIIRDLDLLRPIYAQTAAYGHFGRELPDFTWERTDRAERLKAAAAAAAGA; via the coding sequence ATGTCCCGCCGTCTGTTCACCTCGGAGTCCGTCACCGAGGGCCACCCCGACAAGATCGCCGACCAGATCAGCGACACCATCCTCGACGCGCTCCTCGCCGAGGACCCGACCTCGCGGGTGGCCGTGGAGACCCTCATCACCACCGGTCTCGTGCACATCGCGGGAGAGGTGACGACGAAGGCCTACGCCCCCATCGCCCAGCTCGTCCGCCAGAAGATCCTCGACATCGGCTACGACTCCTCCACCAAGGGCTTCGACGGCGCCTCCTGCGGCGTGTCGGTGTCCATCGGCGCACAGTCCCCGGACATCGCGCAGGGCGTCGACACCGCCTACGAGTCCCGCGTCGAGGGTGACGAGGACGAGCTCGACAAGCAGGGCGCCGGCGACCAGGGCCTGATGTTCGGCTACGCCTGCGACGAGACCCCCGAACTGATGCCGCTCCCCATCCACCTCGCCCACCGGCTCTCCCGCCGCCTGTCCGAGGTCCGCAAGGACGGCACCGTCCCCTACCTGCGCCCCGACGGCAAGACCCAGGTCACCATCGAGTACGACGGCGAGCAGCCGGTCCGCCTGGACACCGTCGTCGTCTCCACCCAGCACGCCGCCGACATCGACCTCGAAGCGCTGCTGACCCCCGACATCCGCGAGATCGTCGTCGAGTACGTCCTGCGCCAGCTCGCCGAGGACGGCATCAAGCTCCAGACCGAGGGCTACCGGCTGCTGGTCAACCCGACCGGGCGTTTCGAGATCGGCGGCCCGATGGGCGACGCCGGCCTCACCGGCCGCAAGATCATCATCGACACGTACGGCGGCATGGCCCGCCACGGCGGCGGCGCGTTCTCGGGCAAGGACCCGTCCAAGGTGGACCGCTCCGCCGCGTACGCGATGCGCTGGGTCGCCAAGAACGTCGTGGCCGCCGGGCTGGCCTCGCGCTGTGAGGTCCAGGTCGCCTACGCCATCGGCAAGGCCGAGCCGGTGGGCCTGTTCGTCGAGACCTTCGGCACCCACACCGTGCCCACCGACCGCATCGAGCGGGCCATCGGCGAGGTCTTCGACCTCCGCCCCGCCGCGATCATCCGCGATCTGGACCTGCTGCGCCCGATCTACGCCCAGACCGCCGCCTACGGCCACTTCGGCCGTGAGCTGCCCGACTTCACCTGGGAGCGCACCGACCGCGCCGAGCGCCTGAAGGCGGCCGCCGCGGCCGCCGCCGGCGCCTGA
- a CDS encoding condensation domain-containing protein, translated as MAATVAMTVVVTPGPPPSLDLHGELTPAALTAALAALPPCTPTLHRHTDHHHTLTLPPPPYPAGRLGDLLTGAPAAPAPRHPHPHPLPDTGRPPHRPDTALPATALQRAVLLDALTHPGSGLHVEQLHWRWHGPLDHHRFTTAWQHLHDTEAVLRTALARPAAPGDGPRFTVHPHATPELHRHTRSGTDWQTLLRAERTREFDLHRPAALRITVLEEQPHPEPASRVLLTYHQALLDNWSARLLRRALHRAYLADGRPAGRERRPDIRDHLRWTAAQDLHEARRFWSRPTPHPAPATPRPAPAHPAAPPADPTPVGPPPRGHARGHGRTRERLTPYEARRLRRWAADQGASESTALHAAWALQAHHTHPAPGPIGFAAAVSGRGIPLPGADRLPGPLRSAVPLHARIDPAVPLTSLLATLAGQVLDASSYEWVAPAQAAAWTPGHRDGPGDHGDHGLRLPGALIDFEAHAPDGPADDPVPTELAAEGVRTGAAETITAATALPLTITAHHDTGGGLVLTAVHHRTHLTDADAARALARTARLLRTLPDTAEQPVTATVAHALALLTAHPQPAPPPHPAPGHTARTLSVLRAAARTGAGTICLIPPPGAPPGCYDTLAAAYPGPQELTTLRPPADARTVLAALRPALARDEPLLLAGFTGAGDLACEVAERIAAHGWHPPRVAIAAAPATATGRAAALARTLTAAAARATRP; from the coding sequence ATGGCCGCCACCGTGGCCATGACCGTGGTCGTCACCCCCGGACCCCCGCCCTCCCTCGACCTCCACGGCGAGCTCACCCCCGCGGCGCTCACCGCCGCCCTGGCGGCCCTGCCGCCCTGCACCCCGACCCTGCACCGCCACACCGACCACCACCACACCCTCACGCTGCCCCCACCGCCCTACCCCGCCGGACGCCTCGGCGACCTCCTGACCGGAGCCCCCGCCGCCCCCGCCCCCCGCCACCCGCACCCGCACCCCCTCCCCGACACCGGCCGGCCCCCGCACCGGCCGGACACCGCCCTGCCCGCCACCGCCCTCCAGCGCGCGGTACTCCTCGACGCCCTGACCCACCCCGGATCCGGCCTGCACGTCGAACAGCTCCACTGGCGCTGGCACGGACCGCTCGACCACCACCGCTTCACCACCGCCTGGCAGCACCTCCACGACACCGAGGCCGTCCTGCGCACCGCCCTGGCCCGCCCCGCCGCACCCGGCGACGGCCCCCGCTTCACCGTCCACCCGCACGCCACCCCCGAACTCCACCGCCACACCCGCTCCGGCACCGACTGGCAGACGCTGCTACGGGCCGAACGCACGCGGGAGTTCGACCTCCACCGGCCCGCCGCCCTCAGGATCACCGTCCTGGAAGAACAGCCGCACCCCGAACCCGCCTCCAGGGTGCTCCTCACCTACCACCAGGCCCTCCTCGACAACTGGAGCGCACGCCTCCTGCGCCGCGCCCTGCACCGGGCCTACCTCGCCGACGGCCGGCCCGCCGGCCGCGAACGCCGCCCCGACATCCGCGACCACCTGCGCTGGACCGCCGCCCAAGACCTCCACGAAGCCCGCCGGTTCTGGTCCCGCCCCACCCCGCACCCCGCACCGGCCACCCCCCGGCCCGCCCCCGCACACCCCGCCGCCCCGCCCGCGGACCCGACACCGGTCGGCCCACCCCCGCGCGGACACGCCCGCGGACACGGCCGCACCCGCGAGCGGCTCACCCCGTACGAGGCACGGCGCCTGCGCCGCTGGGCCGCCGACCAGGGCGCCTCGGAGAGCACCGCCCTGCACGCCGCCTGGGCCCTCCAGGCCCACCACACCCACCCCGCCCCGGGCCCGATCGGCTTCGCCGCGGCGGTCTCCGGCCGCGGCATCCCCCTGCCCGGCGCCGACCGCCTCCCCGGCCCGCTGCGCAGCGCCGTCCCCCTGCACGCGCGCATCGACCCGGCCGTCCCGCTGACCAGCCTGCTGGCCACCCTGGCGGGCCAGGTCCTGGACGCGTCGTCCTACGAATGGGTCGCCCCCGCCCAGGCCGCCGCCTGGACCCCCGGCCACCGCGACGGCCCCGGCGACCACGGTGACCACGGCCTCCGGCTTCCCGGGGCCCTCATCGACTTCGAGGCCCACGCCCCCGACGGGCCCGCCGACGACCCCGTCCCCACCGAACTCGCCGCCGAAGGCGTCCGTACCGGTGCCGCCGAAACCATCACCGCCGCCACCGCCCTCCCGCTGACGATCACCGCCCACCACGACACCGGGGGCGGCCTCGTCCTCACCGCCGTCCACCACCGCACACACCTCACCGACGCCGACGCCGCCCGGGCACTCGCCCGTACCGCCCGACTGCTGCGCACCCTGCCCGACACCGCCGAGCAGCCCGTCACCGCCACCGTCGCCCATGCCCTGGCGCTGCTCACCGCGCACCCGCAACCGGCACCCCCACCGCACCCCGCACCCGGCCACACCGCCCGCACCCTGAGCGTCCTGCGCGCGGCGGCGCGCACCGGCGCCGGCACCATCTGCCTGATCCCGCCGCCCGGCGCACCCCCCGGCTGCTACGACACGCTCGCCGCCGCCTACCCCGGCCCGCAGGAACTGACCACGCTGCGCCCGCCCGCCGACGCGCGCACCGTCCTGGCCGCGCTGCGGCCCGCCCTCGCCCGCGACGAGCCGCTGCTGCTGGCCGGGTTCACCGGCGCCGGCGACCTGGCCTGCGAGGTCGCCGAACGCATCGCCGCGCACGGCTGGCACCCGCCCCGCGTCGCGATCGCCGCCGCACCGGCCACCGCCACCGGTCGGGCCGCTGCCCTCGCCCGGACCCTGACGGCGGCCGCGGCCCGCGCCACCCGGCCCTGA
- a CDS encoding multicopper oxidase family protein, whose protein sequence is MVTRRSVLGGALAATGAGLLTTGGLAPLLNARTAQADAATAAGAPVKPVTVPPAFTVRMPTLPVLAPISQLGGQDTYALTLKEVSREIIPGVQTKVLTYDGQFPGPVLRARSGRKVVIRHRNTLTMPVSVHLHGGNVSPENDGGPMDTFGPGTSRTYTYPNQQLAAGLWFHDHAHHMESEHVYRGLSATYLLSDDTERSLPLPAGQYEVPIALRDAHFDESGQLVYVMDDVFGRTTILANGRPSPYFEVAARKYRFRLLNSSNMRFFQLRLSDGGQMIQIGSDGGLLERPFTTDTVGLSPAERADVVIDFSRYPVGTRIVLENTLGPGTPDQVGKVLRFDVVRTAPDPSRVPDVLRTLPALRRATVQRSIVLSMDEDGRQEPRGFMDGQVWDPQRIDQTVAHGTSEIWTVTNTNKVVPHNFHMHLVQFRVLERNGAPAGPAEAGLKDTVRLFPGESVKLHATFDTYKGTYVYHCHLLDHSAMGMMANFRIR, encoded by the coding sequence ATGGTCACCAGACGCAGCGTGCTCGGCGGAGCCCTCGCCGCGACCGGAGCGGGCCTGCTCACCACCGGCGGCCTCGCCCCGCTGCTCAACGCCCGGACCGCCCAGGCCGACGCCGCCACCGCGGCCGGCGCCCCCGTGAAACCGGTCACCGTCCCACCGGCCTTCACCGTGCGCATGCCCACCCTCCCGGTGCTCGCCCCGATATCCCAGCTCGGCGGCCAGGACACCTACGCGCTCACCCTCAAGGAAGTGAGCCGGGAGATCATCCCCGGCGTCCAGACGAAGGTCCTCACCTACGACGGCCAGTTCCCGGGCCCCGTGCTGCGCGCCCGCAGCGGCCGCAAGGTCGTCATCCGCCACCGCAACACCCTCACCATGCCCGTCTCCGTCCACCTCCACGGCGGCAACGTCTCACCGGAGAACGACGGCGGCCCCATGGACACCTTCGGACCGGGCACCTCGCGCACCTACACCTACCCCAACCAGCAGCTCGCCGCCGGCCTCTGGTTCCACGACCACGCCCACCACATGGAATCCGAACACGTCTACCGCGGCCTGTCCGCGACCTACCTCCTCTCCGACGACACCGAACGGTCCCTGCCGCTGCCCGCCGGCCAGTACGAGGTCCCCATCGCCCTGCGCGACGCCCACTTCGACGAGAGCGGCCAGCTCGTCTACGTCATGGACGACGTCTTCGGCCGGACCACCATCCTCGCCAACGGCCGCCCCAGCCCCTACTTCGAGGTCGCCGCCCGCAAGTACCGCTTCCGCCTCCTGAACTCCTCCAACATGCGCTTCTTCCAACTGCGCCTGTCCGACGGCGGCCAGATGATCCAGATCGGCTCCGACGGCGGCCTGCTGGAACGCCCCTTCACCACCGACACCGTGGGACTGTCCCCGGCCGAACGCGCCGACGTCGTCATCGACTTCTCCCGCTACCCCGTCGGCACCAGGATCGTCCTGGAGAACACCCTGGGCCCCGGCACCCCCGACCAGGTCGGCAAGGTGCTCCGCTTCGACGTCGTGCGCACCGCCCCCGACCCCAGCCGCGTCCCGGACGTCCTGCGCACCCTGCCCGCCCTGCGCAGGGCCACCGTCCAGCGCAGCATCGTCCTGAGCATGGACGAGGACGGCCGCCAGGAACCGCGGGGGTTCATGGACGGCCAGGTCTGGGACCCCCAGCGCATCGACCAGACCGTCGCCCACGGCACCTCGGAGATCTGGACCGTCACCAACACCAACAAGGTCGTCCCGCACAACTTCCACATGCACCTGGTCCAGTTCCGGGTCCTGGAACGCAACGGCGCCCCGGCCGGCCCCGCCGAGGCCGGCCTGAAGGACACCGTGCGCCTCTTCCCCGGCGAGAGCGTCAAACTGCACGCCACCTTCGACACCTACAAGGGCACCTACGTCTACCACTGCCACCTCCTGGACCACTCCGCGATGGGCATGATGGCCAACTTCCGCATCCGGTAG
- a CDS encoding pyridoxal phosphate-dependent decarboxylase family protein, whose protein sequence is MDLHDLHDLRDWLPRALGVAERWGGQFGPYETHDAHRVRPEAFAEAFDRLAKRMDHNYPFFHPRYAGQMVKPPHPAAVTGYLTAMLFNPNNHAAEGGPATTEMEREAVAELAGMFGLAAHVGHLTTSGTMANLEALYVARQLHPDRGVAYSSECHYTHERMCHVLGVEGHRVPADAHGRIDLGALEEVLRGGRVGTVVVTTGTTGLGAVDPVHEVVVLARRYGVRVHVDAAYGGFYAILGRAGAGGVDAAPWRAIAECDSVVVDPHKQGLQPYGCGAVLFPDPRAGRHFAHDSPYTYFTDAELHLGEISLECSRAGAAAAGLWLTLQLLPLTVDGFGRILAANRRAALRWAELLEGSAELELYQRPDLDIVTYFPATADGRLSSIDAASERLLRDGMTAEADPVFLSVLRADAEAFVARHPGLVADADAARVMRSVLIKPESEHYLPVLHGRVAELAARGRVAP, encoded by the coding sequence GTGGATCTGCACGACCTGCACGACTTACGCGACTGGCTGCCGCGTGCGCTGGGGGTGGCGGAGCGGTGGGGCGGGCAGTTCGGCCCGTACGAGACCCATGACGCGCACCGGGTCCGGCCCGAGGCGTTCGCCGAGGCCTTCGACCGGCTGGCGAAGCGGATGGACCACAACTATCCGTTCTTCCACCCGCGTTACGCCGGACAGATGGTCAAGCCGCCGCATCCGGCGGCCGTGACGGGCTATCTGACCGCGATGCTGTTCAACCCGAACAACCATGCCGCCGAGGGCGGTCCGGCGACCACGGAGATGGAGCGCGAGGCGGTCGCGGAGCTGGCCGGGATGTTCGGGCTCGCCGCGCACGTGGGGCACCTGACGACCAGCGGCACGATGGCCAACCTGGAGGCGCTGTACGTCGCCCGGCAGCTGCATCCGGACCGCGGTGTCGCCTACAGCTCGGAGTGCCACTACACCCACGAGCGGATGTGCCACGTCCTGGGCGTGGAGGGCCACCGGGTACCCGCCGACGCGCACGGGCGGATCGATCTGGGCGCGTTGGAGGAGGTGCTGCGCGGCGGTCGGGTCGGCACGGTCGTCGTCACCACGGGCACCACCGGGCTGGGCGCGGTCGACCCGGTCCACGAGGTGGTGGTGCTGGCGCGGCGGTACGGGGTGCGGGTGCACGTCGACGCGGCGTACGGCGGGTTCTACGCGATCCTGGGCCGGGCGGGTGCGGGCGGCGTCGACGCGGCGCCGTGGCGGGCGATCGCCGAGTGCGACTCGGTGGTGGTCGATCCGCACAAGCAGGGGCTCCAGCCGTACGGGTGCGGGGCGGTGCTGTTCCCCGATCCGCGGGCCGGCCGGCACTTCGCGCACGATTCGCCGTACACGTACTTCACCGACGCGGAGCTGCACCTGGGCGAGATCAGCCTGGAGTGCTCGCGGGCGGGTGCGGCGGCGGCCGGGCTGTGGCTGACGCTGCAGCTGCTGCCGCTGACCGTGGACGGCTTCGGGCGGATCCTGGCCGCGAACCGGCGGGCCGCGCTGCGCTGGGCCGAGCTGCTGGAGGGCTCGGCGGAGCTGGAGCTGTACCAGCGTCCGGACCTGGACATCGTGACGTACTTCCCGGCGACCGCCGACGGCCGGCTGTCCTCGATCGACGCGGCGTCCGAGCGGCTGCTGCGCGACGGGATGACGGCGGAGGCGGACCCGGTGTTCCTGAGCGTGCTGCGCGCGGACGCGGAGGCGTTCGTGGCGCGCCATCCGGGGTTGGTGGCGGACGCGGACGCGGCGCGGGTGATGCGCAGCGTGCTGATCAAGCCGGAGTCCGAGCACTACCTGCCGGTGCTGCACGGGCGGGTGGCGGAACTCGCCGCGCGCGGCCGCGTCGCGCCCTGA
- a CDS encoding DUF6875 domain-containing protein gives MRGDDLIQSWTTGQVSRGEVPAEALGPLLQVLDWSRDFLVSSHPELGRTGPVCPYTQPSLRKELFHLALPSADCDNLALAVDSLRTRHAVLSQPLSPEDRELLTILLVLPGFDPTDSVELDELQRKAKDEFVAEGLMIGQFHPVCEEPGLYNESFRPLRAPLPLLAVRKLLVFDLPFLVGDDAHMDHYLQRFAPGIPARIRDQLVGKVVA, from the coding sequence ATGAGGGGCGACGACCTGATCCAGTCGTGGACCACCGGACAGGTGTCCCGCGGGGAGGTCCCGGCCGAGGCGCTGGGGCCGCTGTTGCAAGTGCTCGACTGGAGCCGTGACTTCCTCGTCTCCAGCCATCCCGAGCTGGGGCGCACCGGCCCGGTGTGCCCGTACACGCAGCCCTCGCTGCGCAAGGAGCTCTTCCATCTGGCGCTGCCGTCCGCGGACTGCGACAACCTGGCGCTGGCCGTGGACTCGCTGCGGACCCGGCACGCGGTGCTGTCGCAGCCGTTGTCGCCGGAGGACCGTGAGCTGCTGACGATCCTGCTGGTGCTGCCGGGCTTCGATCCGACGGATTCGGTGGAGCTGGACGAGTTGCAGCGCAAGGCGAAGGACGAGTTCGTCGCGGAGGGGCTGATGATCGGCCAGTTCCATCCGGTGTGCGAGGAGCCGGGGCTGTACAACGAGTCGTTCCGGCCGCTGCGTGCTCCGCTGCCGCTGCTGGCGGTCCGCAAGCTCCTGGTGTTCGACCTGCCGTTCCTGGTGGGCGACGACGCGCACATGGACCACTACCTGCAGCGGTTCGCGCCGGGGATACCGGCGCGGATCCGGGACCAGTTGGTCGGCAAGGTCGTGGCCTGA
- a CDS encoding alpha/beta hydrolase, giving the protein MTTTTPTRTAPAPTATAPTTTPTTTPIPAAAPAAAAGPGHRCERHVLDAGGVPLSALLARPATPGPPRSTILAIHGRGMRAAYWNSFIPLATALGHTVLAVDRPGYGDSADLLPDGQTLAEQAQTLHAGLKEHARTHDTGAGVFLLGHSDGGKVALHTAATTGSVPLLGLDTSGTGYHYNPEALHFPSTLGGGATKLNWGPLGLYPRGTFQASRALLAPTPPRESAETIHWPLQFEALAPDVRIPVRLTFAEHEAWWHLDTPTLSAMAARLTASPSVTVDHLAAAGHNVSLGHAATPYHLRALAFLEDCLRSAGAP; this is encoded by the coding sequence ATGACCACCACCACACCCACCCGCACCGCACCCGCCCCCACGGCGACGGCCCCGACCACCACCCCGACCACCACCCCGATCCCGGCCGCGGCCCCAGCCGCCGCGGCCGGGCCCGGCCACCGGTGCGAGCGCCACGTACTGGACGCCGGCGGCGTCCCGCTCTCCGCGCTCCTGGCCCGGCCGGCCACCCCCGGCCCGCCCCGCTCCACCATCCTGGCGATCCACGGCCGCGGCATGCGCGCCGCCTACTGGAACTCCTTCATCCCCCTCGCCACCGCCCTGGGCCACACCGTCCTGGCCGTGGACCGCCCCGGCTACGGCGACTCCGCCGACCTCCTGCCCGACGGCCAGACCCTCGCCGAACAGGCCCAGACCCTCCACGCCGGCCTCAAGGAACACGCCCGCACCCACGACACCGGCGCCGGCGTCTTCCTCCTGGGCCACTCCGACGGCGGCAAGGTCGCCCTGCACACCGCCGCCACCACCGGCTCCGTACCCCTCCTCGGCCTCGACACCTCCGGCACCGGCTACCACTACAACCCCGAGGCCCTGCACTTCCCCTCGACCCTCGGCGGCGGCGCCACCAAACTCAACTGGGGCCCCCTGGGCCTCTACCCCCGCGGCACCTTCCAGGCCAGCCGGGCCCTCCTGGCCCCCACCCCGCCCCGCGAATCAGCCGAAACCATCCACTGGCCCCTCCAGTTCGAAGCCCTCGCCCCCGACGTCCGCATCCCCGTCCGCCTCACCTTCGCCGAACACGAGGCCTGGTGGCACCTGGACACCCCCACCCTCTCCGCGATGGCCGCCCGCCTGACCGCGTCCCCCTCGGTCACCGTCGACCACCTCGCAGCCGCCGGCCACAACGTCAGCCTCGGCCACGCCGCCACCCCCTACCACCTGCGCGCCCTGGCCTTCCTGGAGGACTGCCTCCGCTCCGCCGGCGCCCCCTGA
- a CDS encoding indole-3-glycerol-phosphate synthase — protein sequence MTDPNRTGLPFLEALLASPTPVVMEVKRRDAHGYDMLGGRTPAAIVEAYETAGAPCISVVTGRWFGGSPALLRDVAALTGLPILQKDFITRKDQIRTARELGASAVLLTAALLPASSMRTLVTECLLTGLTPFVEITTEAELASVHHPEACVIAVNNKDIKTRERGAGDLGRSLDLLPAVRAAGAACPVSASGIDTPATAAALLDAGFGGLLVGTSLLRTGSPAQWVDEVAATRKGLALR from the coding sequence ATGACCGACCCCAACCGGACCGGCCTCCCTTTTCTCGAGGCCCTCCTCGCCTCCCCGACGCCCGTGGTGATGGAGGTCAAACGCCGCGACGCCCACGGCTACGACATGCTCGGCGGCCGCACCCCCGCCGCCATCGTGGAGGCCTACGAAACGGCCGGCGCCCCCTGCATCTCGGTGGTCACCGGCCGCTGGTTCGGCGGCTCGCCCGCCCTGCTGCGCGACGTCGCCGCCCTGACCGGACTGCCGATCCTGCAGAAGGACTTCATCACCCGCAAGGACCAGATCCGCACCGCCCGCGAACTCGGCGCCTCCGCCGTCCTGCTGACCGCCGCCCTGCTGCCCGCCTCCAGCATGCGCACCCTGGTCACCGAATGCCTGCTCACCGGGCTGACCCCCTTCGTCGAGATCACCACGGAAGCCGAACTCGCCTCCGTCCACCACCCCGAGGCCTGCGTCATCGCCGTCAACAACAAGGACATCAAGACCCGCGAACGCGGCGCCGGCGACCTGGGCCGCTCCCTGGACCTGCTCCCCGCCGTCCGCGCCGCCGGCGCCGCCTGCCCGGTCAGCGCCAGCGGCATCGACACCCCCGCCACCGCCGCCGCCCTCCTCGACGCCGGCTTCGGCGGCCTCCTCGTCGGCACCTCCCTGCTGCGCACCGGCTCGCCCGCCCAGTGGGTCGACGAGGTCGCCGCCACCCGCAAGGGGCTGGCCCTGCGATGA
- a CDS encoding phosphoribosylanthranilate isomerase, with translation MTTTHPPSQTLLKVCGATTPQDIEAAAAAGADCVGLWHGVPGGPSELDPNGLAALAAAARSAGLLPVLVTFLSDAGALADLVRHTGVGWVQLHAYQPPALVRTLRQALPEHTGIVKVLHVQEDGGCVERPLIGAYGRAGTDLFLLDTATGDGRIGSTGHTLDPDHITALLPRLTRPFLLAGGLTPDNRPAYRDVADHPGFRGIDVDTAARDRTTGRFGVPQITALARAWRTRPTVPDHPPLELSR, from the coding sequence GTGACCACCACCCACCCCCCGTCCCAGACCCTCCTGAAGGTCTGCGGGGCCACCACCCCGCAGGACATCGAGGCGGCCGCGGCCGCCGGGGCGGACTGCGTCGGCCTCTGGCACGGCGTACCCGGCGGCCCGTCCGAACTGGACCCGAACGGGCTCGCCGCCCTCGCGGCGGCGGCCCGTTCGGCCGGCCTCCTCCCGGTCCTGGTGACCTTCCTGTCCGACGCCGGTGCCCTCGCCGACCTCGTGCGGCACACCGGCGTCGGCTGGGTCCAGCTCCACGCCTACCAGCCCCCCGCCCTCGTCCGGACCCTGCGCCAGGCCCTGCCCGAGCACACCGGCATCGTCAAGGTCCTCCACGTCCAAGAGGACGGCGGCTGCGTGGAACGCCCCCTGATCGGCGCCTACGGACGCGCCGGCACCGACCTGTTCCTCCTCGACACCGCCACCGGCGACGGCCGCATCGGCAGCACCGGCCACACCCTGGACCCCGACCACATCACCGCCCTGCTGCCCCGACTGACCCGCCCCTTCCTCCTCGCCGGCGGCCTCACCCCCGACAACCGCCCCGCCTACCGCGACGTCGCCGACCACCCCGGATTCCGCGGCATCGACGTCGACACCGCCGCCCGCGACCGGACCACCGGACGCTTCGGCGTCCCCCAGATCACCGCCCTGGCCCGCGCCTGGCGCACCCGCCCCACCGTCCCCGACCACCCCCCGCTGGAGCTGTCACGATGA
- a CDS encoding acyl-CoA dehydrogenase family protein, whose amino-acid sequence MIRWNADQADLRDGLERWGDALSADHIELDEQSAFSEDKWKLVQKTGILSLPFDEDYGGLGQSLLTTMYVLEGLGEYNRDAGLSFSVTTSICSTGIPLQQFGTIEQKERYLPQICSGEAIGAHAITEAEGGSDAMAMTTRALRDGDDYVINGSKVFVSNGPVADVIVVYARTHPDGGPLGTTAFLVDRNTPGLTVGKPIKKMGLRTSPISELFFDDVRVPRSAVLGRVGGGFLVLDHVMKREILFSFIVNVGEMQHRLQRCVDYARTRKSFGKAIGSYQTIANKIVDTKIQLETARKWLYDTGEKLQAGENVTTDLAIAKLVTSESNLATSLTAVQIFGGHGYMTEYGLEQDVRNALGGTIYSGTNEIQYNRIASMLGLGK is encoded by the coding sequence GTGATCCGTTGGAACGCCGACCAGGCCGATCTGCGCGACGGCCTGGAGCGGTGGGGAGACGCACTCAGCGCAGACCACATCGAACTCGACGAGCAGTCCGCCTTCTCCGAGGACAAGTGGAAGCTCGTCCAGAAGACCGGAATCCTCTCACTGCCCTTCGACGAGGACTACGGAGGCCTCGGACAGTCCCTCCTGACCACCATGTACGTCCTGGAAGGCCTCGGAGAGTACAACCGCGACGCGGGCCTGAGCTTCTCCGTCACCACCTCCATCTGCTCCACCGGAATCCCGCTGCAGCAGTTCGGCACCATCGAGCAGAAAGAGCGCTACCTGCCCCAGATCTGCTCCGGAGAGGCGATCGGCGCCCACGCCATCACCGAGGCCGAGGGCGGATCCGACGCCATGGCGATGACCACCCGCGCCCTGCGCGACGGCGACGACTACGTCATCAACGGCAGCAAGGTCTTCGTCAGCAACGGCCCCGTCGCCGACGTCATCGTCGTCTACGCCCGCACCCACCCCGACGGCGGCCCGCTGGGAACCACCGCCTTCCTCGTGGACCGCAACACCCCCGGACTGACCGTCGGCAAACCCATCAAGAAGATGGGCCTGCGCACCTCCCCGATCAGCGAACTGTTCTTCGACGACGTACGCGTCCCCCGAAGCGCGGTCCTCGGCCGGGTCGGCGGCGGCTTCCTGGTCCTGGACCACGTGATGAAACGGGAGATCCTCTTCTCCTTCATCGTCAACGTGGGCGAGATGCAACACCGGCTGCAACGCTGCGTCGACTACGCGAGGACCCGCAAGTCCTTCGGAAAGGCGATCGGTTCGTACCAGACGATCGCCAACAAGATCGTCGACACGAAGATCCAGCTGGAAACCGCCCGCAAGTGGCTCTACGACACCGGCGAGAAGCTCCAGGCCGGCGAGAACGTCACCACCGACCTCGCCATCGCCAAACTCGTCACCAGCGAGAGCAACCTCGCCACCAGCCTCACCGCCGTACAGATCTTCGGCGGCCACGGCTACATGACGGAGTACGGCCTCGAACAGGACGTGCGCAACGCCCTGGGCGGCACCATCTACTCCGGCACCAACGAGATCCAGTACAACCGCATCGCCTCGATGCTGGGCCTGGGCAAGTGA